tatattaaagctAAGTGGCTTCATGAATTTCTGAGGTAGCCTTTCAGCTGTAGAAGGGAGGGAGAGTTATCCAAAATAATCAAACAATTGAAGTAAATTGTCAATTTATGGCTATACTTTTCCCATCTCCAATTCTAGGTGCTGCTATGAACATTATGTTGAAATTGGTTTCAGTTCAAACTGTAAAAGATATTTCTTATGTATAATCttcataacaaatttaaatcatATACTTTATCTCTTTGCCCtgtgtaaatatttatatatgctTAATCTTAGGTTCCCTTTTCACTATATTTCCTTACAACTTTGGTCACGTAATGGTTAATGCTTGATAGTCTCCAGAATTGgtgaataaaacatttttttaaagcgCGATTGGTCAATCTACTCCTGGCAACTGTTGATTCGACTGTTCATTATACATGTTACAGGTTGGAGTGTCAACACAATTGTCAGCTGGATATTGTCCAAGTGTTTAGGGAGTGAAAATGTCTCAATCGTAACTGAAAAGGATGTTCAGACACTATCCAATACTAATACATCAGAACTGTTGGAAGCTGTGGTTAAAACTGTGAATGAATGTCTAGCTGAAGCACCTCGATTTGGGGTTGAGGAGCCAGAATCAGCTCTGGGAACTTCAGAGGTTCTTGAAATCATTAGTCGCAGCAACTCAGTTGGAAGTCCTTCAGGAAGATTTTGGGCACTCAGCCCTCTTGATGGTAAAATGGGGTCTGCGTGTGGTGATCAATATGCTGTAGGTTTATCACTGATAGAGGATGGCGAAGTGGTGCTTGGAGTTCTTGGCTGTCCTAACTACCCTATGAGAAAGGAGTGGTTTAGCTATCATCTCAGCTATCAAAGGATGATATCTATGTTGACTCCTCCAGCCTCTGAAACTTGGAATAAAGGTTGCATAATTTATGCTAAGAGAGGTAGTAGGAAAGCTTGGATCCAACCACTGCTCCATGTCAATAAAAAGTATGTGTGGCCAAACCAGGCAAAACAAGTTTCTGTCTCTTCCGTTGACAACCTAGGGTTGGCCACTTTCTGTCAACCAATTGAGAAGGCTAATTCAAGCCACACTTTTACTGAGGGACTGGCTCAGAGTGTTGGTCTCAGGTGCATTTTTCTTTCAGTATCAGTCACCTCTCTGTgtttaaactttttaatttcTATGGCTGTAGTTTCTCTAGACATTCAAACATAGGATTATAGTTTATAAGGTAACTAATATTCATCATTTATATGCAGTAATGAGCCACTAAGAGTATACAACATGATGAGATATGCGGCAATAGCTTGTGGGCATGCTGAGGTTTTCATGAAGTTTGCAAGGGCTGGTTACAAGGAAAAAATATGGGATCATGCTGCTGGTGCTATCATCATACAAGAGGCTGGAGGCATGGTAACAGATGCTAGGGGGCATCCCCTGGACTTCTCAAAAGGTTTAAACTTAGAAAGCCTTGATCGTGGTATAGTTGCTTGTGCTGGAACTAAATTACATGAAAAGATCATCGATGCAGTTGATGCTAGCTGGGTCTCTTCTTGTCTTTGAGACTGTTTCTAATAACCTACATGCATATAGGATATATACTGTGATTATGCGAATAATGTATAATCTTTTCCTTTCTGTTTTACACAGTATCATAGAAATCCCCCTGCTTATGAACATGTTATTGTTTATGTATTGGTGCCAACTTGCTGGGCTGAAATAACTCGTTTGAAATGTTATGTATAAAAGTTTATGGTTGTTTTTTTGTACTCTGAATGAAATTTACCAAGACATGCATGACTCTTCTTGAGGAGGGCTTCATAGACCTATAAGTTaagaaaaaatcatttatattgaacCCAAAATCTGCATCTTCCACCATCATCATCACTGGGGTGGCTAACCAACGTTGtcaagaggatcaacaaagaaCTGTCACTGCTGAAGACTTTCCTTTTTCTCATTCCCCATGGTGAACACCATGAAGGTGGTAATTAAGTCCAAATCGTGCAGGTCCCTTCCTACATTACCAACAATTGCATATGATGATTTTGGTAGTTTACCAATGCGTCCAAGCACATTTAAATTTCCAAATCCAATTTAATATTGCATAAAGAAAAAGATTATTATTTAAGgctttgaattaaaaataatttctcatAGAAGTATCAGGTAACAAAGTTTTTAAACTATAGGAATAATCGTACTTCTGAAGTATTGATCATCTAGTTAAGCTTTGTGAAAAGTAGAGAAACAAGAAATGTtgtcaataaattaaaaaaaagttgagatTTTATCTTGAAAATTAGAAAGAAACCCTTA
The sequence above is a segment of the Phaseolus vulgaris cultivar G19833 chromosome 2, P. vulgaris v2.0, whole genome shotgun sequence genome. Coding sequences within it:
- the LOC137811988 gene encoding 3',5'-bisphosphate nucleotidase AHL-like; translation: MPLYSSTLCGNMAHILGLGKRSENYTCSHIQTTHSSFMSQQHKSPNTLPTHIASVSKSDQNFSSPVMEDRKIFGLVSEPEEYCRELDVAVRAVQMSCFLCQKLQNTWILNSQINHHNSPLTVAGWSVNTIVSWILSKCLGSENVSIVTEKDVQTLSNTNTSELLEAVVKTVNECLAEAPRFGVEEPESALGTSEVLEIISRSNSVGSPSGRFWALSPLDGKMGSACGDQYAVGLSLIEDGEVVLGVLGCPNYPMRKEWFSYHLSYQRMISMLTPPASETWNKGCIIYAKRGSRKAWIQPLLHVNKKYVWPNQAKQVSVSSVDNLGLATFCQPIEKANSSHTFTEGLAQSVGLSNEPLRVYNMMRYAAIACGHAEVFMKFARAGYKEKIWDHAAGAIIIQEAGGMVTDARGHPLDFSKGLNLESLDRGIVACAGTKLHEKIIDAVDASWVSSCL